The following DNA comes from Phycisphaerae bacterium.
TGCTGTCCTCCGTTCTCGCCGATCCGGAAGGGAAGACCGACGCCGGCGAAGTCTACCTGATCTACGGTTTCTCGACTCCCATCAAGCCGAGGAAGTGAGCATGTGAGTGTACGGGGGCGCCGACGGCGGCGGGGCTGGTTGCCCCGGGTGAGCAAAGATACGAACCGATGTGAGTGACAGGAAACAAAGACCATGTCGCAGAAGATGAACAGCAGTAACTCGGGGGTACGAGTTGCGGTCCTGGCGTTAGCCCTTGCGACGGCATTGGGCGGATCGTTTGCCGCATGGGCCAAGGATGTGCCGACGGGCTTCCCGCCGGGATCGCCGTTTGGGCGTCCCCCGGGGCCGTTCCCGCCGAAGAGGCTGTCTCCCGATTTGCCTTGGTGCCGGTATCCCTATCGCACGCAGGCACCGTCTCAGCTCAAGACAGCGCCCCAGAAGGCGCGGGTCGTGACCTTGCAGGAAATCGAGCCCAACGACATCGGTTGGCAGGCTCAGACGGTTCCGGTCAGTTCGAGCATCGGCGACGAGATCGATGCGACGGTAAAGGGCAGCATCGAGCAGGGCGATGACGTCGATTTCTACCGCATTTTCGTGAACAAGGGCGACGTTGTGGGGCTGGCGGTGACGACCAACCGCGACCCGTATGATTCTCGGCCGGATCTGGGTCTTGATCCGGTCGTGGCGGTTTGTGATTTGACGGAAGACGTTCTTGTCAAAAACGATGATGACGGCGGGATCACTTCGATCTATCCTCCGTCTTCTCCGCTGCCGCGCATCGAGACGCCCTATTATTGGTTCTACCGATGGGATTCGGCTTTGTCGTGGATCGCGCCTGAGACCGGCGACTACCTGATCCGCGTGACCTCGTTCGAATCAAGCCGCAGAGGTGATTACGAGTTGAAAATCGTGCTTCGGCGGCCGGCCCACGAGCACCAGGCGGTCGGTGCCACGCAGATCATCTTTCTCGATTTCGACGGTGTTGAGGATTTCAACGCCGTCGAGGTTTTCGGGTACGGCTGGTACCTGACGGATCTCTCGCCGATGCGAGACTTCCTATCTCGGTGGGGCCTGACCCTTGCTGATGAGGCGGCTGTGGTTGATGCAGTGGTGGCCGTCTTCCAGGAGCGTCTGGACAACATCCGCCGCGCGGATCTCAACGGCGATCGTGATGTCGACTCCGTAGACGGGCACATGGATGTCGAGATCCGGAACAGTCGCGATCACGCTGACCCCTGGGGCCAGCCGAATGTGACGCGGATCATTATCGGCGGTTCGATGTACGAACTGGGTATTCCGACGCTCGGCATCGCTCAGTCGATCGATCCGGGCAACTTCGCTCCCGAGGAGACGGCGGTGGTGTTGCTCGACTACCTCAGCGATCCGGACCCGACAAACCTGGATTCGATCAATGCCATTCCGCGGGCACCCAACTTCAGCATGGTCGATGCCGTCGGTCGCGTTGTGGGCGCCATTGCCGCGCATGAAGCCGTTCATACGCTCGGTTTGTGGCACACCGACAACTCGAATGATGTGGCGTGCCTGATCGATACCGGCGGCAACGGAATCGCAGACGAGGGGGGCGTTGGTCCGGACGGAATCATGGGGACGGGGGACGACGAGATGCCGGAACTCGTGCCCGATGAATATGACCCGTACGAAGGAGTCGGGACGGACGGTCTTGAGTTGACTGATGTTCGCGTCGCCTTTGCGCTGTCAACCGGCAAGCGTCTGGATATCGAGCCTCCGCCGCCGGTGACCGAGGTTCCCCTGGTGTCGATCTCGGCGATGCCGAAGATCGGGGTGGCACCGCTGACGGTGAATTTCGCCGGAGGCGGCGTTGATCCCTCGGGCGGCCAGTTCGTGGTGTTCAACTGGGACTTTGGGGACCAGACGGCCGGAACCGGCGCGTATGTGAGTCACACCTACAACGCGCCCGGAACCTACGTCGTGAGGCTGTCGGGTGTCACGAACAACGCCGAGACTGCTCAGACGGTGACCGAGGTGATCGTTCTGTCTCAACCCAATCAGTTGCCGTCGGCTCGCATCATCGCCACACCTACCAAGGGGGCCGCCCCATTGATGGTTTTGTTCCAGGCGGAGGCGGAAGATCCCGACGGCGAGATCATCAGTTACGGCTGGGACTTTGGCGACGGCCAGGGCGGGAGTGGGCAGGCGATCGATCATGTCTACCTGGCACAGGGTGTTTACGTGGTGACTCTGTCGGTGACCGACAATCTGGGCGCGACGCAGCGAGTGACCAAGGTCATCACGGTCACCGGACCGTCGCCAAGCGCCAGCGCCAACGAGCCCGGTGATACCGGTGCCGGCCTGCCGATTCCGTTGGTCAATACTTGCGGTGCCGGCGCTGCTTCGGGCCTGGTTGCCACACTGGCCGGTCTGATGGGTATGGCCTTGATGCGGCGACGACACTGATCGCCCGGGAGGCTCGCGGCAGGACGCGCTGGGGGGGCGGCGATGTGCCGGGGGTTACTGCGCGGCCGAGTCGGAACGATTCGCCCGCTTTGCCGAATGCATGGCGTTTAAAACCATCTTTAGACATCATAATCTTGTTCCGGCCATCCGGGCGTCGCAACCGCTAGCTTCCTGATACCAGGGCGACGGATCACGCCTCGCGGGGGAGTGGGTTGACCCGACTGATGAATTCGCCCTGGGCGGTTTCGGTGGCGACGTCCTGGCCGGCGGACACTTGATGGGCGGCCGTGATGATCCGCCGATCCGGCATTCGCCGCGTGATGGTGAAGCCGCGGGCCAGCGTACCGCGGTAGCTGGTGGCCTGCAGCCGGGCTTCGAGTGAATCAAGCCGATCGCGGGTATTCTCAATGCGATGGCGTAAGGTTTGCTCAAGGGCGTGCTGGAGCGCCTTGAGGTCCTGCCGGTGCCGTGGAATCCGGACGGCCGGCGAGGCGGCCAAGAATGCCTCACGAGCGAGCTCGAGGCGTCGTTCCGATCGTCGGACCTGTTGCTGCAAGGCCCAGTTGAGCCTGTAAGCGATCTGAACCACACGAGCGTGTTCCTGTTGCAGGAAAGCCTTGGGTTGGATCGCAGCCAGTATCGCCTCGAAACGGTTGAGTCGACGATGTGCGTCGGCGGTTCGCCGGGACAGCAGCAGTCGCAGCCGCGAGGCGATCTCGTCCAGGCTTTGTTCACGGCGATGAAGGATAGCCAGCGGATCGCGGAACCACTCCAGCCGTTCAAGGCCGGCGAGGCGTGATTGAGCCATTGCCACCTGATGATTCATTGCCCGGCCAAGCCGTCGGGCCACGTCGGTCAGGCTGTTGAGGATCTCGGCGGCGGACGGCACGGCCGCCACGGCCGCGGCAGTGGGGGTTGGGGCTCGCAAGTCGGCCGCCAGATCGCAGATGGTGACGTCCACCTCATGGCCGACCCCGCTGATGATGGGGATCCGGCCGGCGACCACTGCTCGGGCCACGATTTCCTCGTTGAAGGCCCACAGGTCTTCCAGTGAGCCGCCCCCGCGTCCGACGATTATCACATCAATGTTTCCGAGGGCTGCCGACTGCTCGTTGAGCCGGCGGATTGCCGTTGCGATTTCCTCGGCCGCGCCCTCGCCCTGTACTCGTACCGGATAAACGAAGACCCAGACGCAGGGGAAACGCCGTTGCAGCGTCCTGAGGATGTCTCGGATGGCCGCCCCGGTCGGGCTGGTTACCACGGCGATTCGCTGGGGGAAGCGGGGCAGCGGTTTCTTACGTTCCTTATCGAACAGTCCCTCCTTGGCGAGTCGGGCGTGCAATTGACGAAACGCCAGATCGAGGGCCCCCGTTCCACGGGGCTCAAGCTTGCGGATGATGAACTGGTACTGCCCGCGTGGCTCGTAGACCTCCACGTGGCCGGTGGCGATGACTTCCATGCCGTCGGTCGGCTTGAACTTGATCGCCGAGGCCGCCGATCGCCACACCACGGCCCGAATCTCGCTGTTTTTGTCCTTTAGCGTCAAGTAGAAATGCCCGCTGTCGGCCCGTTTGAGGTTGCTGATCTCGCCGACCAGGTGGATGGTTCCCGGCAGGGAGTCAGCGATCAGCAGCTTGATCAGGGCATTCAACTGCGAGACGGTCATTTCGCTCGGCACCGCCGGCCTGGCCTTGGCGACGGCCATTCGATCGGGATCAAAGGCAGGACGCGGCGATTCCATTACCTGGGATCGTAGGGCTTCGCATCGCGCGCCGCAATAGCGGTCGGCCAGCGATCGCGCACAAGGGGTTCGTTACGCAAGACGCCGTCTGGGATGGTATCGCGAGAGGAGAGCAGGTGGGACGCCGGTGCCGCCTGGGCTCCTGGAGCGTGCCATCAGTCCTCGCCGGCAGCGCCGGATTCGGAGACAGACGCGTCGCTGTTCACGCGGATGCGTTCGACGTGCGTGGCCCGTCCGGTCGCCGAATCCACGCTGACCAGCAAGCCACAAAGTCGGATGTCGTCGGCGGCCACATCGAAGGGGGCGTGCAGCCCGGTGAGCAGAGCCTTGAGCACGCGGTCTTTTCTCCGACCGAGTACGGAGTCGTAAGGGCCGGTCATGCCGACGTCGGTGATGTACGCCGTGCCGTTGGGCAGGATGCGTTCGTCCGCCGTGGGAATGTGCGTATGCGTGCCGAAGACCACGCTGACCCGACCGTCGAAGTGCCAGCCTATAGCGACTTTTTCGCTTGTCGCCTCGGCGTGAACGTCTACGGCGATGATTTTCACGTCTTGCGGGATCTGGCTGAGGGTTTTCTCGATGGCCTGAAACGGGCAGTCGGTGGGGGGCTTCATGTACAGCCGGCCGAGGACGGTCACGACCGCGACTTTCGGTCCGAGCGGCGTCTCATAGACGGCCCATCCCTTGCCAGGGGCGGCTTGGGCGAAGTTGGCCGGCCTTGCGATGTCCTGAGCCCGTTCCAGAACGGGGATGATCTCCTGCCGCCGGAACGCATGATCGCCGAGCGTGATGAGGTGGATCCCATAGCGACGGAACTTTTCGTAAAGCTGGTGGGTCAAACCGGAACCGCCGGCCGCGTTTTCCGCGTTGCAGATGATGCAGTGCAGGTCGTACTGCTCGACCAGCTTGGGCAGCTTTTGGGACAGGATGAATCGTCCGGGGCGACCGACGGTATCGCCGATGCACAACAGGTTGACTTGCATATGGATCTTTCCAGCCGCGGGTGCGCCTTGGCCTCCGCGGACCCGTCAGTTTAGCGGGGTTTTGCCCGTCCGGCAAGAGCCGGCCCGTGCAGCCGTGCGTCGTTTTCCGCGCTTGCATGAGGTTCTATTGTCGGGTCGAGGATTCATGAACCGAAGTGCCTGAGCGGCAGGACTCAAGCCAGCGTATCAGGTCATCGGTGGAAGGCAGAGACCCTTTTTGGAGGATGCGGGTGAGTCTGTCGTGCTGGATCGAATGGATTCCGAGGTTGCGGGTACGAGTCGTGATTGCCTCACCGGCTTCCCAGGTGTCGTCGGCAGGAGCGGTGGGATTCGAGGTCGTGGGAACGGTTCTAAGGCGTATTGCGGGCTGCCCGGCCGTGGATACCAGGGCCCAGCGTGCAGGGGCGCCCGCCGCATGCTGCAGGGTGGCGATAATGGTAGCGAGTGCTTGAGGATTCATGGCCCGCAGGGGCACGTCCAGCACGATCTCGCCGTCGGGCATGGTCAGCGAGGCAAGCCGGTGCAGCCACTCGATCGAGTATTCGGCGTATCCGTCGGTTGGTGCGGCCGGTTGACCCTGCTGGTAGAGCAGGTCGTACCGCTCGTGTTGGAGTCGCAAAGCCCGGAAGGCGGTTGCCCGGACGAACCGCGTTCTCCCGGGCGGCCGGGGCAGCGTTTCCTGAGTGAGGCCGCCGGGGCAGGGAATGATGTCGACCCTTGCCTTGCCGAGCCCTGCCCATCGGGCGGATGAACCGGCGTCGACCCCGACAAGGCAGATGCGTCGCGCGGAGGGTAACTCGCTTGTGGCGAGCCAGCTCAGATCGGTCGGCAAGGGCCGGATCGCACGGTCGGCTTCCCAACGGTCCCATCGGCGCGTGGCCGCGGGAAAGAGGATGATGGCGGCGGTCAGGGAGGCAAATACCAGAGCAAGCCGCTCGTGCCGGATGCGCGCGGGGCGGTCTTCTTCGTAGATCTGGACGATGCCGCCGAGGGCCATCATGACGAGTGCGCCGGCGGTCATCATACCTACGGGGCCGAGGGCCTGATGTGCCCACCATCGGCAGGCGATGAGGCCCACGGCCAATCCCGCCAATACCGCGCCGGCAAGCTGGGCGAAGCCCTGAGTCTCGCTGGCGGATCGTGCCAGCCAGGCCAGCTCGGCATAGTGCAGGGCGTAGCCGAAGGTGAATCCCAGGAGGAGAAGCTGGAGCAACTCCGACCATGGCCTGCCGGGGCAGAAGGCCGCCAGGATTGACGCGGTTCCCGCGCCGATGCCCGCTACCCACGCCGCCATCCCACAGCCTGAGGCGGAACGGGTCAGGTGTCGAGCGTGTTGCCAGGCGACGGCTGTTCCGGCGCCCAGCGTCAGGAGATACCAGCCCCATTGCGTGTGGGTTGAGGGCCGATCTTGGGCACCGACTTCCCGACAAGTTACCCAACCCGTACCGGCCAGGACGGCGGCAATTCCCCAGACGACGAGCAAGACCCAGATCAACCCTTCGGTTCCTCCGGGCAACTCGGGCGCCGTTTCAGTGGCAGGGGGCGCACCGGCCGGTTGGTCGGTACGCTGTGAGGTCTTGGCGGCCAGGGCGGCCACGACGAAGAGGGGCAGCACTCCTATCATGAACTCCTGGGCTCCCGAAAGCGTTTGCGCCATCCATTTGGCGCTCAACAGGAGCGCCAAGCCCGGTCCCGCGAGGATACCGGCGACCAATCCGGGACGTTGCCGGGGGGGGTGCTCGTGAGCCGCGACATTAGCCAGCGTGGCGATGAGCAGGCCGTGCAGGATCCAAGGGGGACCGATAAGCAAGACGGTGCCGAGCCATTCGAGGGCGGAGAGAGTCAAGTTGGTCCAGAAGAAATGTTGGAGGAGGTAGTGATAAACGCGAGCGACGGGCCCCATGAGCAGGAGCGTTGCCAGAGAGACCGCTCCTGCCAAGCATGCCAGCACTGAGATGGAAAGCCAGACCAGCGAGCGATCTCGCTGCCGAGTAGCCCTGAGCACCAGGAGAGACCCAATGACATCGTCGTTCGCTTCGTCGGATCGCCGGGCTCGCCTCTGAATGAACCGGGCGATCCCGACGATGGCTCGCCCGGGGAGCCATGGTCCCACGGCGGCGGCCAAAAGGGCGACGGCCACGACCATAGAGGTCGTTTCGGCGTCGGGTCCGATGGCTGCCGCGAAGACCTTCTGTGACGCGGAGCACTGCCAGCCAATCGCCAATCCTACGAGTATCATGGATGCATATGCGGGCAAGGGGCCGTCTAGCGCCCATTGACTCCGATCCCTGATGAGGGGCAGGAAACCACCGCGACCGGCGGGCCGTGCTCCAAGAAGGGTTTCGGCGATTGCGGCGGGGTCGGCGGGACGCGGAGCGGGGGCGTGCGCGCTTGCCGGGCGCGGCTTTTCAGACGCCTTTGTTTTGGAGATCGGTCGTCGGCCGGTACGTCTTGCCATTTTCTGATCCAACCAGGCCGTACATCGCAAGGTCGCCTGTTTTACGGCGGTCGGCCTCGCGGCCGGTCTTTTGGTTTCGGCGACCTGGATGACGGCCGCTTTGACTCTGCGACGTAGAACCGCACCGCCTGTGGGTTCAGGGTTGGGAAGGCCCATAACCGGTGCGTGCTCTACGGCAGCATATCTGTTTTGGTTTTTAGAGCTAGAGGAGAGTCGTCTGCAAGGGGTCAAACCATTCTTGTTTGCCGTCGTCGGTTTGCAGGATGAGCCCGCCGAAGGGATCAACGGCTATCGTTGTGCCGCTCCACTCGCGTCCGCGGGCGCGCAGCCGGACCCTCTGGCCGACAGGTTCGGCATATTGTTCCCAGGCTGAGCGGATGGCCTGGAACGAAGCGGGGGGGCTCGCCCGCAAGGTGACGTCGGCCAGCCTGTGGTCCAGGTGCTGCAAGAGTGCCTTGGCCACCTCGATCCTTTCGATGGGATGCGACGCCTCGATCTCCAGCGAGGTGGCGAAGGTCCGCAATTCGGGGGGGAAATGACCGGCGTGTTGCAGGCAGTTGATGCCGATCCCAATGACCCAGGCTCGATGCATCTGGGCGACAGGGCGGGACTCGATCAAGATGCCGCCCAGTTTTCGTCCTGAGACCCGAAGGTCGTTGGGCCACTTGATGGTCGGCGTGATTTCGGTGGACTGGCGAATGGCTTCACAGGCCGCGATGGCCGAGACCAGCGTCAGATGCCCGGAAAACTGGGCGGTCGGTGTCGGCCTGCCGGAATTCTCCAAGGCTTGCAGCTCAACATGCCCGCCCGGGGACGGCCCGGTGTTCGCTGCGGTCAATTCCTGATCGGCTGGCACGATGACCACGCTGCAGAGAATACTTGCCCCCCGAGGTGAGAGCCAACGCCTGCCGAAGCGGCCGCGTCCGGCAGTCTGATAATCTGCCATGACGACCAGCCCGTCGGCTTCCCGGCCGTCAGGTCCGCCCATTGTGCGGATGGAGTCCAGTGCCAAAGTATTGGTGCTGAGTGTTTCGGCCACGGTGATCATGTGCCGTCCGACCCGTCGGGGTGTCCAACCTTGCCGCAGTTGTTCGGCGGTCAGCGTAGTGCGTGAGCGTAATGACATGGGCAGGACAGTAACCCGATGCGGCCGTGACTGCAATCGTTCGCAGGCCGTCAAATCCTGCAGCAGTTCGTTGTTCCGAGGCCCATGACACGAGTCGCGAGGCCGTTGTATGTTTTGAAGGTCGTGTCCTATGATGAGGCGTTGGCGGCGAGCGTGCCGGGCCGAGGAGTTGTTGTTGTGCGACTGAACAAAGGGTTGGACCAGTCAGTGGACGTTTGTCGCCTGCCGACATCGCGTTACACGGGTCCGATCATTGACGCCCATTGCCATGGTGGCCGGTCCCGCGCCACTCGGCGGATGATTCGAGCCGGTGAGTTGTTCGGAATACGCAAGTGGGTGTTGATCTGCAGGGTCGATGAGATTGCGGCGCTTCGGCGGAGGCACGGTGACCGTGTGGCGTTCAACGCATGGTCTGAGCACGAGCTTGTCGGTCGGGATCAGCCATTCACGGACGCGAATCTGCGAATTGTTGAGCGGGCGGTGAGGGCGGGGGCGGTCTCGATCAAGTTCTGGTACAAGCCTGAGTTCAATGAGCGGTCGGGCGTGTGGTTCGACGACCCGCGGCTGGACCCGGTGTTTGATGCCATCCAGCAGTCGGGCCTGTCCGTTCTCGTACATATTGCGGATCCGGATATCTGGTGGCGGCACCGCTACAGCGACCCGTTGAGGTTCGAGTCGAAGCGACTGACCTATCGGCAGCTAACCAACACCCTGGAGCGATTTCCCTCGCTGCGGGTCTTGCTGGCCCACATGGGGGGCTGGCCCGAAAACCTGTCGTTTCTGGCTGAGCTGTTGGACCGACATCCCAACCTTTACCTGGACACGTCGGGGACGAAATGGATCGCTCGCGAGCTGTCTCGACGGCCGGCGGAGTCTCGCGATTTCTTCGTCCGATATGCGGACAGGCTGCTGTTCGGAAGCGATCTTGTCGCATTCAAGCATGCCACGTTTGAGCATCATTGTTCGCGATACTGGGCGCATCGGTTTCTGTACGAGCGATCGGACACGGTTCGTTCGCCGATCGAGGACGAGGATGCCGGCGGGAGGGTGTTTCTGGCGGGCATGAATCTGCCCGACGCAGTTCTGGACCGTCTGTATTACGCGAATGCAGCGAGTTTCTTTCGGCTTGGCGGGTAGTTATGGGTGAACGGTCACAGGGCGGCCGCACTGGTGCGGGGGGGTGACTGTCCCGGCGGTTCGCAACGAGCGTGATGCCCTGTCTGTCGAAATCACAGAACTGGCGGGTCCGGCCTTGTGCTTCATCGTGATGTATCCCTGACTTGTCCCAATGCCCTCGGCAATCTATCCCGGGTGGAAGACTTGGCGCTTGGGGGCGCGAACCAGAAGTCTTCGGATCCCTGTCCGGCCTAAGCGCTTATGATTGTATGGTTTAGGGACGTTCTGGTTCGCTTGCGACCACGTGTGCCAAGAGCGGGCAGCGTGAAAAAAAAGTGCCTGCAGGTCATATCGAACTATGATTGGGCCGGTCGGCCTGATATAATGCAGTGTGGAGTCGGCGCTCGATGGGCGACTTTTCGGTGGCCTTTAATGCGCCTTGGCGGAGCTGATCTGTACGGTCCTGTAAAACAAAGGTGTGAGGGAAGATATGAGCGAGGAGCGGCACACGGACGCGCAGGTGAACTCTTCACGTTATCATCATCATTGCTGTAAATACCGTTCAAGCATCGCTGGATGCGCGAACGAGGGTTTGGTGGGCAAGATGAGATGGGCCTGGTCGGGGTTCTGGCACTTTGTCCTTCGCAACCGAGTGGCGATCTTTATTGCCTCTCTTTTCTGGCTTCTGTATCGCAGTGGAACGAAGCCGCAAAGGCTCGCTTACCCGTGTCAGCAGGTCGCGGCCGTCAACGTCGGGGCGTTTATTGCGGCCCTCATTCCTGTCAGTCTGTTCTTGCGCAAACACAAGCACGGCCAGGTGTTGCCCAAGGCCGTGATCGTGCGGCGGCAAGTGATTGCCGCGGCGATCCTGTGCGTTGTTGGTGTCGTCGGTATCGAAACCTACCAGTACGCGGATCAGTTGCTCCAACCGGCAGCGACGTTGCCGAACGTGCCTCCGCCGGCGGTTGAGCCACCTCCGGCCGTCGTGGGCATCGCGCACAGGCCGTATCCGAACTGGCGCAAGGATGGCAGTCCGATACCCCCGCGCGCCCCGTTCACCGCCGCAGAGATCGACGGGCTGGTCGAGCGGGCAGTCACGTTGGCAGGCGGACTCGACCAGATCATGGTGGACAAGAACAGCGATGGAGTGCTCGACATCGTTCTGAAGCCGAATCTGGTTACCGAGATTCCCGTTGCGACCTATCCTGAGAACGGTATCGTCACGGACCCGCGCGTGATGGCCTCGGTCGTGAGACTCGTGAAGGAGGCAGCGGGGCGGACAGGTCTCAGTACGCTGGTAAGGATTGCCGAAGGCTCGGCCTGTGGTTTCCCGTGGGACGGCGGGAATCTGACGCGGACCGTCACCAAGACGGCCTTCATCAACTGCGGCTACACGACTGATCCTGCGTCCGGGCGGCAATGGTTCATATACGACCCGACGGTGGAACTGGTCGACCTCAACGATTCCGGAGGACTTGATCAGTTCGATCCGGCGAAGGTCACACAGGTGACCATCGACAACGCGCTTTGCCGTCGCAAGTATTGGGTACCCAACATCGTGCTTCATTGCGACGTGTTGATCAACGTTCCGACGCTCAAGAATCACTCCAATGCGGACGTGACCGTCTCAATGAAGAGCCAGGGAATCGGCTGCGGGCCGAGCGACATCTACCACTCGCGGCCCGCATACGGAGTACCGCTTCACCTGCAACAGATGAAGCATGCGATGCACTTTACGGATGTTCCGGGGCTGAACGCCTGGGATCCCGGCCAGGCATCCGGCTGGGACTATCCCGCGAATCCCGGGTCAGACGAGAACGCCATCGTGAACTACACGATTGTGGATATGAACCTGTTCAGGCCCATGGACTTTGCGATCGTTGACGGGCTGATCGGCATCACCAACGGTCCCGCTTCTTGGCCTGCCACACAACCCAACCCGAATATGCAGTTGATCGTCGCCGGAAAAGACGCGGTCGCGGTGGATACGACGTCTGCCTTGTTGATGGGTTACGACCCGCAATACGTGCGGTATCTCCGCTGGGCATATAACCGGCAACTGGGCACGATGAATACGTCCAGAATCACTCAGATGGGTGACCACGTAGCCCTGTGGCGGTATCCATTTGAGGCCAACTGGGGCAGCACTCACGCCCCGAACGGCTCGCAGGCCGAGACCAGCCCGCCGATGCTTGGTGGGATTTCGGTTCTCGAAGGCTCGATGCTTGTGACCGGCCAAACGGTCACGGTCAACAGCTTTTCTGATAACGTTGGGGTAACACGAGCCGAGCTGGCCGTTGCCGTTCTGGGTTCAGACCTGTTGACCAACGGTGATTTCGAGAACGGTGAGACAGGTTGGACCAAGTGGCAGGCCGATTGGAGCACAGGTTTGGAGTGGGACTTCAACAACCCCAACGTCAGCTCGATGGGTGGAACCAAATGCCTTCGCCTTGGAAAGGAGACGACCCTTGCCAGTTTCGGCGTTTATCAACAGGTTGCCGTCACGCCCGGCAAGACCTATCGATTGGACTGCCAGTGGAAGGGCAAACGGCTGGGTACCATGAACTGGTGGGAGGTCATCCTGATCGACGGGCCCTTCAGCCTGCAGCAAGCGGATGACGCCGAATACGTCGAGAAAAACTACATGTTTGCCTATGACAATATGACCTACGGTTTCCCCGGCGCGATCGGCACGGGCTTCGGCTGGGTCTGGACGCACAACCAGTATGCCCCACCGAAGGACCAAGTGGACTGGAATCATCGCCTGGGGCGTCGTAAGGCGACGGGGAACATCATGACGGTCGTTCTCAAGGCGGGCAGCAACACCGCGGGCGGCGTCGAGGCGTACTTTGACAACGTGACGCTTCGAGAAGTGAGCGAAGACTATGTGCTTGATGCCGTTTCCAACCCGACGTGGGGGGCGCAGTTGGCGGCAGACATGAGTTCACTGCCGGTCGGCCAGTATCCGGGCGAGCTTCGGGTTACCATTTACGACGCGATGCTCAACGAAAGCAGCATTTACCGCAACGTCCATCTGCAGCCCATTCCGCTCAATCCGTGGGTTTGCAAAAACAGGGACGCCTTGTATCAGGAGGTTTTCGTCGGAGATCCGATTCCCGCGGATAACGTGGAGATCTGGAACTGCGGCGGTGAGGGCGGCGA
Coding sequences within:
- a CDS encoding DUF362 domain-containing protein — translated: MRWAWSGFWHFVLRNRVAIFIASLFWLLYRSGTKPQRLAYPCQQVAAVNVGAFIAALIPVSLFLRKHKHGQVLPKAVIVRRQVIAAAILCVVGVVGIETYQYADQLLQPAATLPNVPPPAVEPPPAVVGIAHRPYPNWRKDGSPIPPRAPFTAAEIDGLVERAVTLAGGLDQIMVDKNSDGVLDIVLKPNLVTEIPVATYPENGIVTDPRVMASVVRLVKEAAGRTGLSTLVRIAEGSACGFPWDGGNLTRTVTKTAFINCGYTTDPASGRQWFIYDPTVELVDLNDSGGLDQFDPAKVTQVTIDNALCRRKYWVPNIVLHCDVLINVPTLKNHSNADVTVSMKSQGIGCGPSDIYHSRPAYGVPLHLQQMKHAMHFTDVPGLNAWDPGQASGWDYPANPGSDENAIVNYTIVDMNLFRPMDFAIVDGLIGITNGPASWPATQPNPNMQLIVAGKDAVAVDTTSALLMGYDPQYVRYLRWAYNRQLGTMNTSRITQMGDHVALWRYPFEANWGSTHAPNGSQAETSPPMLGGISVLEGSMLVTGQTVTVNSFSDNVGVTRAELAVAVLGSDLLTNGDFENGETGWTKWQADWSTGLEWDFNNPNVSSMGGTKCLRLGKETTLASFGVYQQVAVTPGKTYRLDCQWKGKRLGTMNWWEVILIDGPFSLQQADDAEYVEKNYMFAYDNMTYGFPGAIGTGFGWVWTHNQYAPPKDQVDWNHRLGRRKATGNIMTVVLKAGSNTAGGVEAYFDNVTLREVSEDYVLDAVSNPTWGAQLAADMSSLPVGQYPGELRVTIYDAMLNESSIYRNVHLQPIPLNPWVCKNRDALYQEVFVGDPIPADNVEIWNCGGEGGDLSYEITTNVPWIHVVPDEGVSVQNPPTTNLHVVSYDPLPPGVHTGKITITGSHNVETINVTVVVTTVKPDFDADGDVDETDFGFFQQCYTGAAQVSGSCTVADFDGDMFVTRTGDLPVFLNCLSGPGIYPDRDCD